ccatcttagtctagtctctctcatcttctcctcgattagcactactcctaccttattacgaataacctcatttctaattttatcttttcttgtatggccacacattcatcttagcatcctcatttccgctacgctcgtcttttgctcatgctggtatttgactaccaaacattctgagccatacaacaagactggtcttataactgtcctataaaattttcttttcagttttaataggattttaccatcacataacacccccgatgcatttctccatttaagccaacttgccttaattctatgcgtgacattctcgtgaatttctctatattttttaatcactgatcccaaatatcgaaaatagtattttctttgtaagatttggtctttcaattttattataacatcctccacttttgcattcttactaagtttacattccatatattatgtttttcttctatttaatttaaatcccttagattctaaattgtttatccataactcaagtttagtgttcactctttcttttgtttcatccaccaacactatgtcatctgcaaatagcatacaccatgtcaatgtgtttagtgagttcattcattactaaagcaaataagtatagacttagtgcagaaccttgatgtagATGTGTTCATTCAATATTATTTGCCCCTATTAGGTTGTGAAATGATACGTAACAGATGTGCTCCTTCAATATTAATGAATCAGCCAatgcatcattttttctttgtGTGAACAACATCGTTGGAGGCTATTTAGATAGTGGACAATTTTAAGAAGGAAGATTATTCTGGATTGGTGTTACTTTTGCCAGAAAAACTACAAAATCAATTTATCATCACTTTCCTTCATTGTTGAGTGGCATGAGAAGTTTGGAGCTTCATGTATTCTTTGTCTAGGATGGGCTGGGTACTGCCTGCTCTAGTGGCAGACTTGATGTCATGCTGGGTCATAGCTGTCCTAGGCAGTGGCGAAGGTAGGTGTGGCGCATAACTCTTCTTCGTGTTTTTTTGAGTACTTAGCAAGGTTGCAATTCTAAAGCTTTTGAAGGACTGGAAACCTTTATTCGTTTATTGATGGGGTTCTGTCACTTTCCTCTTTTTTTGGTCTCAGAATCttgtggtttttatttttctctatatgtgCTGCCTTTTTAACTGTTATACCAATTTTGATATATGATATATTCACTGTTAAAACGTATTGAAACAGTGTTCTTCGtagaataagaaaaataattctgTTTCTTTGTTTGCTAAGTTTAGAGAAAGGATTATGTTGTTTGCGTGCAAGATGAAATGTGAGACATTTGTCTTACTATTGGATTAAACTTCCAATAACCAAGTTTGTTTGGCATTATTAGCTTATGAAATATGAATATGTTGTAATTGAAGGagatctttttatatttttgtttcctgCAATAAGGGTAGTTTCATGTGAGACATTTGTGTTTTAGTTGTTTCTTACATTGCCACTTATAATAGATACGTCCACTGATAATGTGGAAATtgtatatattaactaaaaggCGGTTAGCTTGGGTTCCTCTATTGGGGAGAGGAAGAACAGGTTATCTGAGTATTTATAAGGCGAacccaaaaaaggaaaaggttGCATGGTTGGAGAATTGAGTACGCCTAAAGATAGGGTGCCATgagatttattttcaatttttgatataGATCCCAAGTAGATTTTGCTTGCATTGGATGTTATATTTTCTAATACCACTCAGCACCAAATTTCTGTGAGGAATGCTAGTGGAAGAGAAGTGGCACATCATAAAAGCCAGTTTCTTTTCTCAACCCGTAATTTGTGTGAATGCAAGCAAGCATGTAGTAACCTGGGTTGTTCTACTGCCCAAGCCCaaattaacataataatatatcagTTGGTATAAGCATGCATTCTATGGAAGCAGTGACTTTATTTGGAGGCAACTGAGAAATGATGATTGTCATGTGCATCTTACTTTTGGATGGACGGCCTTGCAGGTTGATATGATCATAATTCCAGCCACAACTGGGCAGATGGGTGTTCTTCCTGGACATGTAGCAACAATTGCTGAGCTGAAACCGGGGCTCATGTCAGTGCACGAAGGGAATGAAGTAAACAAGTACTTTGTTAGCAGCGGATTTGCGTTTATCCATGCAAATTCTTATGCAGACATAATTTCCGTTGAAGCCGTTCCGGTTGATCAAATCGATGCAAGCCTAGTCCAGAAAGGTCTCGCAGAATTCACCCATAAACTGAGCTCAGCCACAACAGATTTGGACAAAGCTGAAGCCCAAATTGGAGTGGACGTGCACAGCGCTCTCAACTCTGCTCTCTCGGGCTAACGGTACCCAGTCTCTTTGCCCCCTTGATCCAATAATTAATCACACTGGATATAACCCCCATTTGCGCTTCAAAATTCATTTCATGACACAAATTGCTTTGGGTTATTTCCttgctatatttttttatgcgGAGAATGCTCGGAAGGATAGTTAAAAGTAAATTCTTTAGAAATAAAAGCACCCTACTTCTGAGGGCGCACTCTCTTTGTGGAAAATTGGAACTTGCTGTGATTGCCTGTTgaatatgaaataataaaaataactgaAGTTCTAATATTTGGAATTTGTTGGGTATGGAGATGGGATAGTTGTGAGAGATTCCTTATTTTGGACTTGATTGTGATATCGTCGCGAACACCCCGCCCCCGATGCTGATGAGAAGTTCTTTCATGATTGTAAAAGTTCACTTTGctaaatattttgtttaatgtGAAGATGAAATCAGTGGAAGATAATACCATGAACTaacttgttttttctttcttattattCTTTAGCAACGAATAATAGTAAAGTCTTAAAAGCGGAGATCGAGGGTGAATCTCTGGAACCAATGATACTCCTTTGTGGTAGGAGAGTTACGAATGAATTTGAGTGGGGttgtaaagatatttttttataaaataataataaagttgtATTATGaaagtaatatatatttttaattttcatggaGTGTGTAGTGAGTATTTGATtaaagtaatattattttaataaaattattataaatccAGTCTCCTTCCATCTATTTGGGATATCTATAATAATATGGCAAGCTTTAAAGTGAAAATACGcatattattttaaacaaaTACTCTAGTCTCGTGAAATTCCCATTgattaaaactttaaaaaggCTGTGTTTATGGGGTTGGCACAAGTTCTCAATCATAATTGTACTttgcttataataataataatagtagtagtagtagtagtagtagggCATGGAATTAATTAACATTTCTTTACCACCATTTAcaacttttatatataaaaaaaataaaataaaaatcacaagtTGAACTCCCTGACGTGATAGTGAAAATCTTGCATTATGAACTCCTTTAGTAGATTTTCGTATCTATTAATCAGTAATCAATTATAATATCTGTGAATATATTGCAGATCATTTGCTTATTTATTGTTTCTGCTTTGTAATATGGTCCTTGTCTAGTAGTGACAACTGGTGTGGTGTGTGcgcctatttatttatttatttattaattagcaATGTTGGGCTTAACGGCAACATGGCATTCCCCTCACCTCACTCCCGCTTAAAACTACTACTTAATTAgaagtttatattttaataattgagcAACTGGCCACCTCTCAACTCATTGGTTCAGACTTTATAATAAGCTTTGAGAATCATGTTACatcatcttctaattttaaaCCCATAACTCACTCGATCACAATAAATTCAATTCAGTTGgcttaataataattcaattaaattcaGGTTAGATTTTAGATAATGAATTCATTGAAATAACccataaaacaataataataaa
This window of the Diospyros lotus cultivar Yz01 chromosome 5, ASM1463336v1, whole genome shotgun sequence genome carries:
- the LOC127802805 gene encoding ATP synthase subunit delta', mitochondrial-like; its protein translation is MLRQAAARVLHRSAVPPRVRPFSTDLPAAPAADETFVEAWKKVVPHIDPPKTPLAFMSPRPSTPSSIPSKLTVNFVLPYASELSTKEVDMIIIPATTGQMGVLPGHVATIAELKPGLMSVHEGNEVNKYFVSSGFAFIHANSYADIISVEAVPVDQIDASLVQKGLAEFTHKLSSATTDLDKAEAQIGVDVHSALNSALSG